From Chryseobacterium sp. H1D6B, a single genomic window includes:
- a CDS encoding amino acid permease — protein sequence MSKIWVKKPMSAYEADIKKSQLKRVLGKWSLTAIGIGAIIGGGIFVLTGTGAYYNAGPALALSFVIAGIACVFAALCYAEFASILPVEGSAYAYAYGTVGEIFAWVIGWGLILEYAMGSMTVAVSWSGYFGKLLKMFGIHLPMWLTTDPGTAGKAFGEATKQIADGNLSPDKLKAFQDTIDMYNNAPEIFNIKLFLNFPALLIVLFVISILVRGTKGAAKANNFIVILKVSAIIFVIVAGAFIIVNSGHGLQNWTPFIPDATVITENGVSHSAYGIGGVVAGASAIFFAYVGFDAVSTQAGEAINPKKDVPFAIITSLVICTLLYILVSLVLTGMMHYTDFNPLGKYPDAIKAPVAYAFDIAGYAWAGYIITIAATIGLISVLMVMIMGQSRIFLGMSKDGLIPATFSKVNPKTGVPTKNLIILGAVISIIASLTPINELAHMTSFGTLFAFTMVCVAVWVLRVKEPALQRNFKVPALPLIACLGIAINVYLIFNLSKEAQMYSFAWLIIGVIIYFLYSKRNSKLQNGEYGETFKAEQEPLEKPNLDL from the coding sequence ATGTCAAAAATTTGGGTTAAGAAACCAATGAGCGCCTATGAAGCTGATATCAAAAAAAGCCAGCTGAAACGTGTTCTAGGGAAATGGAGTCTTACTGCTATTGGAATCGGGGCAATTATTGGTGGAGGAATCTTTGTACTTACAGGAACGGGAGCTTACTATAATGCAGGACCTGCATTAGCGCTTTCTTTTGTAATTGCAGGAATTGCCTGCGTATTTGCTGCTTTGTGTTATGCTGAATTTGCTTCCATACTTCCTGTAGAAGGTTCAGCTTATGCTTACGCTTATGGAACAGTAGGGGAAATTTTCGCCTGGGTAATCGGGTGGGGATTGATTTTAGAATATGCAATGGGATCCATGACGGTCGCCGTATCGTGGTCCGGCTATTTTGGAAAACTCCTCAAAATGTTTGGTATTCATCTCCCAATGTGGCTGACTACAGATCCGGGAACAGCCGGTAAGGCTTTTGGTGAGGCAACTAAACAAATTGCAGACGGTAATTTATCTCCGGATAAGCTTAAGGCATTTCAAGACACTATTGACATGTATAATAATGCTCCGGAAATTTTTAACATTAAATTGTTCTTGAATTTTCCAGCTTTACTTATTGTATTATTTGTAATATCAATCCTAGTAAGAGGAACAAAAGGAGCGGCGAAAGCAAATAATTTTATTGTAATTCTTAAAGTTTCAGCAATTATCTTTGTAATTGTTGCAGGAGCTTTTATTATCGTTAATTCTGGTCATGGTCTTCAGAACTGGACGCCGTTTATTCCTGATGCTACAGTAATTACTGAAAATGGCGTTTCGCATTCCGCTTACGGTATAGGAGGAGTGGTAGCCGGAGCATCTGCTATTTTCTTTGCTTACGTAGGATTCGATGCGGTTTCTACACAGGCCGGAGAGGCTATTAATCCTAAAAAAGACGTGCCTTTTGCTATTATTACATCATTAGTAATCTGTACACTTTTATATATATTAGTTTCCTTAGTATTAACAGGGATGATGCATTACACGGATTTTAATCCGCTTGGAAAATATCCTGATGCTATTAAAGCTCCAGTAGCTTATGCATTTGATATTGCAGGATATGCTTGGGCTGGTTATATTATTACAATTGCAGCTACCATAGGTTTAATTTCTGTATTAATGGTAATGATTATGGGACAGTCTAGAATTTTCTTAGGAATGTCTAAAGACGGATTGATCCCTGCTACATTCTCAAAAGTAAATCCTAAAACAGGAGTTCCTACAAAAAATCTGATCATTTTAGGAGCTGTTATTTCTATTATTGCATCTCTTACTCCAATTAATGAATTGGCACACATGACAAGTTTTGGAACATTGTTCGCGTTCACGATGGTTTGTGTTGCTGTTTGGGTATTAAGAGTAAAAGAGCCTGCTTTACAGAGAAACTTTAAAGTTCCTGCTTTACCGTTAATTGCATGCTTGGGTATTGCAATCAATGTTTATCTGATCTTTAACTTAAGTAAAGAAGCACAGATGTATTCTTTTGCTTGGCTAATTATTGGTGTTATTATCTACTTCCTTTACAGCAAAAGAAACTCTAAACTTCAAAATGGAGAATATGGAGAAACTTTTAAAGCTGAACAGGAGCCTTTAGAAAAGCCTAATTTAGATTTGTAA
- a CDS encoding glycosyl hydrolase: MKNTLLFLFSLLGIFLSAQQVSFETIFNDKISIRAVQIWDNKVWYSGTDSKFGFVDLNDPQNHKQIQLSDQKLQFRTLGQDKSSFYTVNIESPAYFFKIDKKNVHSQIIFTDTEKNAFYDALHFVNNNLAYTFSDPNENHELKLAVYQNDKWNLVKNDLKLNDGEAAFAASNTNITSSKNYLWMATGGKSSRILRLNFETEKFEVFNTPFIQGESSQGIYSIDFYDDKFGIAVGGDYTKQADNINNIATTNDGGETWTVQASGQNAGYTTCVKIRPGSEGKEIIVVGDQHISYSSDFGKTWKKISSEKNLYVCEWIDAGTVVFAGKDRIALMKLKF, translated from the coding sequence ATGAAAAACACACTGCTATTTTTATTTTCACTGCTGGGAATTTTCTTGTCTGCACAGCAGGTAAGTTTCGAAACTATATTTAATGATAAAATAAGTATAAGAGCCGTACAGATCTGGGATAATAAGGTTTGGTACAGCGGAACGGATTCTAAATTTGGTTTTGTAGATCTTAACGACCCTCAAAATCATAAACAGATTCAGTTGTCAGATCAGAAATTACAGTTTCGGACTTTGGGACAGGATAAAAGTTCTTTTTATACTGTGAATATTGAAAGCCCGGCTTACTTTTTTAAGATAGATAAAAAAAATGTGCATTCACAAATTATTTTTACTGATACCGAAAAAAATGCATTTTATGATGCACTTCACTTTGTCAATAATAATTTGGCATATACCTTCAGCGATCCGAATGAGAATCATGAGCTAAAACTGGCTGTTTATCAAAATGACAAATGGAATTTAGTTAAAAATGACTTGAAATTAAATGACGGTGAAGCAGCTTTTGCGGCAAGTAATACCAATATTACATCATCTAAAAACTATTTGTGGATGGCGACAGGAGGGAAATCTTCAAGAATTTTAAGATTAAATTTCGAAACTGAAAAGTTTGAAGTTTTTAATACGCCTTTTATTCAGGGAGAATCTTCTCAGGGAATATATTCAATAGATTTCTATGATGACAAATTCGGGATTGCAGTTGGGGGAGATTATACAAAGCAGGCTGATAATATCAATAATATTGCAACTACAAATGACGGCGGAGAAACATGGACTGTGCAGGCTTCAGGACAAAACGCAGGATATACAACCTGTGTGAAAATAAGACCGGGTTCAGAAGGAAAAGAAATCATCGTGGTAGGAGACCAGCATATCAGTTATTCTTCAGATTTTGGCAAAACATGGAAGAAAATTTCTAGTGAAAAAAATCTGTATGTTTGTGAATGGATTGATGCAGGCACAGTAGTTTTTGCAGGAAAAGACAGGATAGCCCTGATGAAATTAAAATTTTAA
- a CDS encoding sialate O-acetylesterase, producing the protein MTNYFKAVLFILLPSLFYTQKIRVFILAGQSNMNGFGYNKDLPNDLRNFKNIYIFQGNSVPDGDTNGGTGKWDVLKPGNGHEFKTDGKTNTLSDRFGLELSFAKRMKELFPNDKIALIKYAREGTSIDSLAKADFGCWDSDFHGRNGINQYDNFLKTVKNALAETDIDGNGEKDELIPSGILWMQGEGDAGYSEEIAGNYYGHLKTLMNQMRAVLLTDDLPVVIGKISDSGKNKEGRVWPRGELVQYAQEKFVKDDKNAAIVRSTKKYNYGNDPWHYDSAGYIDLGKNFADEVFRLIINFENKP; encoded by the coding sequence ATGACCAATTATTTTAAAGCAGTTCTTTTTATCCTGCTTCCATCTTTGTTCTATACTCAAAAGATCCGTGTTTTTATTCTGGCCGGACAGTCGAATATGAATGGTTTTGGATATAATAAAGATCTTCCTAATGATCTGAGAAACTTTAAAAATATTTATATTTTTCAAGGAAATTCTGTTCCAGATGGTGATACAAATGGGGGGACAGGTAAATGGGACGTTTTAAAACCAGGAAACGGTCATGAATTTAAAACAGACGGAAAAACAAATACCCTTTCAGACCGTTTTGGATTAGAACTTTCCTTTGCAAAAAGAATGAAAGAGCTTTTTCCGAATGATAAAATTGCCCTTATAAAATATGCAAGAGAAGGAACTTCTATTGATAGTCTGGCCAAAGCAGATTTTGGATGCTGGGATTCAGATTTTCACGGCAGGAACGGAATCAATCAGTATGATAATTTCTTGAAAACAGTAAAAAATGCTTTAGCTGAAACTGATATTGACGGAAACGGAGAAAAAGATGAACTTATCCCGTCTGGAATTCTCTGGATGCAGGGAGAAGGCGATGCTGGTTATTCCGAAGAAATTGCCGGCAATTATTACGGTCATCTGAAAACTTTAATGAACCAGATGAGAGCCGTTTTGCTGACTGATGACCTTCCCGTGGTAATCGGGAAAATTTCTGATTCCGGTAAAAATAAAGAAGGAAGAGTATGGCCTAGAGGAGAATTGGTACAATATGCGCAGGAAAAATTTGTGAAAGATGATAAAAATGCGGCCATTGTCCGGTCTACAAAAAAATACAATTACGGAAATGATCCTTGGCATTATGACAGCGCCGGTTATATTGACCTCGGGAAAAACTTTGCAGATGAAGTATTTAGACTCATTATAAATTTCGAAAATAAACCCTAA
- the hemN gene encoding oxygen-independent coproporphyrinogen III oxidase produces MNSLIDKYNIPGPRYTSYPTVPYWDESTFSPERWKESVVRSFHESNSEEGISIYIHLPFCEALCTFCACHKRITKQHSVETPYLESVLKEWQLYLELFDEKPKLKELHLGGGTPTFFSPKNLKTLLEGIFATVEIAEHPEFSFEGHPNNTTRDHLQTLYDLGFRRVSFGVQDYDPKVQKAINRIQPFEKVKEVTELAREIGYGGISHDLVFGLPHQGWEAMEHTIRKTMELKPDRLAFYSYAHVPWVKGVGQRGFDENDLPSGEEKRRLYEDGKKLLEELGYIEVGMDHFSLEHDDLYQSLIQKKLHRNFMGYTSSNTQLMIGLGMSAISDSWYAFGQNVKTVEEYQKILEEGGIPVVKGHILNEEDLVVRRHILNLMCQLETTWDVQNSFPELENALEMLKEMERDELVEINDHQIKITEKGRAFTRNVAMVFDLRMMRNKPETRIFSMTI; encoded by the coding sequence ATGAACTCTTTAATTGATAAATATAATATTCCCGGACCCCGTTACACGTCTTATCCTACCGTTCCTTATTGGGATGAAAGTACTTTCTCGCCGGAAAGGTGGAAGGAAAGTGTGGTAAGGTCTTTCCATGAGAGTAATTCTGAGGAAGGGATTTCTATTTATATCCACCTGCCTTTTTGTGAGGCTTTATGTACGTTTTGTGCCTGCCATAAGCGTATTACAAAACAGCACAGTGTAGAAACACCTTATTTGGAAAGTGTTTTGAAAGAATGGCAGCTGTATCTTGAGCTTTTTGATGAGAAACCGAAGTTGAAAGAACTTCATTTAGGAGGCGGTACACCTACTTTTTTCTCACCGAAAAATTTAAAGACATTGTTAGAAGGGATTTTTGCAACAGTTGAGATCGCAGAACATCCTGAGTTTTCTTTTGAAGGCCACCCCAATAATACAACCAGAGATCATCTTCAGACTTTATATGATTTAGGATTCAGAAGAGTAAGTTTCGGAGTTCAGGATTATGATCCTAAAGTTCAGAAAGCGATCAACAGAATCCAGCCTTTCGAAAAAGTAAAAGAAGTCACTGAATTAGCAAGAGAAATCGGTTATGGCGGAATAAGCCATGATCTTGTTTTCGGACTGCCGCACCAGGGCTGGGAAGCTATGGAACATACAATCCGTAAGACAATGGAATTAAAACCGGACAGGCTTGCTTTTTATTCTTATGCACACGTTCCGTGGGTAAAAGGAGTAGGACAGAGAGGTTTTGATGAAAATGACCTTCCGAGCGGAGAAGAAAAAAGACGTTTGTACGAGGACGGAAAAAAATTATTAGAAGAATTAGGATATATTGAAGTAGGGATGGATCATTTTTCTTTGGAACATGATGATCTGTACCAGTCTTTAATTCAGAAAAAACTACACAGAAACTTCATGGGATATACTTCAAGCAATACCCAGCTGATGATAGGACTTGGAATGTCTGCTATTTCAGATTCATGGTATGCTTTCGGCCAGAATGTAAAAACGGTAGAAGAATATCAGAAGATCCTTGAAGAGGGGGGAATTCCTGTTGTGAAAGGACATATTTTAAATGAAGAAGATCTTGTGGTAAGAAGACATATTTTAAATTTAATGTGCCAGCTTGAAACCACTTGGGATGTTCAGAATTCATTTCCTGAATTAGAAAATGCATTAGAAATGCTGAAAGAAATGGAAAGAGATGAATTGGTAGAAATTAATGACCATCAAATCAAGATTACGGAAAAAGGAAGAGCTTTCACGAGAAACGTAGCCATGGTTTTTGATCTTAGAATGATGAGAAACAAACCGGAGACAAGAATTTTCTCAATGACGATATAA
- a CDS encoding PQQ-dependent sugar dehydrogenase, which translates to MKKLLFTAGIFSSLILNSQSIILEEFASGLTNPVEITNANDSRLFVVQQNGIIKIIQPNGAINAANFLNISSKILFGGERGLLGLAFHPQYASNGYFFVYYNNPAGNITLARYSVSTSDPNTADPNSEKILLNIPKPFDNHNGGSIHFAPDGNLWVVTGDGGSGGDPNNNAQNKEALLGKMLRIDVNAAGAYNIPADNPFAGTAGADEIWAFGLRNAWKFSFDLTTGNVMIADVGQGQIEEINKMPITQAGLNYGWRCYEGNSTYNTTGCANSSTMTFPISVYDHSGGRCSITGGYVYRGSAYPALQGKYFFADYCSTQVGILNADNSVVWTPAYTGNNFSTFGQDSQKELYIAAVNNGKIYKIKTNAVLSTQENNSVQIKIHPNPASKKVFIEGVKGKNTSIEIISFEGRKIMEIPKLNNDNSIDVSNVSPGVYFMNILDENQKTYTQKLIIK; encoded by the coding sequence ATGAAAAAACTACTTTTTACAGCAGGTATTTTTTCTTCCTTAATCCTTAATTCTCAAAGTATTATTTTGGAAGAATTTGCAAGCGGGCTTACCAATCCCGTTGAAATCACCAATGCTAATGACAGCCGCCTTTTCGTCGTGCAGCAAAACGGTATTATTAAAATTATACAGCCCAATGGGGCAATAAATGCCGCAAATTTTCTAAATATCAGTTCTAAAATCCTTTTTGGCGGAGAAAGAGGTCTTTTAGGGCTTGCATTTCACCCGCAGTACGCTTCTAACGGCTATTTTTTTGTGTATTATAACAATCCGGCCGGCAATATTACACTCGCTAGATATTCGGTAAGTACTTCTGATCCGAATACCGCAGATCCAAATTCTGAAAAGATTCTGCTAAACATTCCAAAACCATTTGACAATCATAATGGAGGCAGTATTCATTTTGCACCGGACGGCAATTTATGGGTTGTAACCGGGGACGGCGGCAGCGGCGGAGATCCCAATAACAATGCACAAAACAAAGAGGCCCTTTTAGGAAAAATGCTTCGGATAGACGTAAATGCAGCAGGAGCCTACAATATTCCAGCTGACAATCCTTTTGCAGGAACTGCCGGTGCGGATGAGATATGGGCTTTCGGCCTTAGAAATGCATGGAAATTTTCATTTGACCTCACCACGGGAAATGTGATGATTGCAGATGTAGGACAAGGACAGATCGAAGAAATCAATAAAATGCCGATTACCCAGGCGGGCCTCAATTACGGATGGCGATGCTATGAAGGAAACAGCACCTACAATACAACAGGATGCGCCAATTCATCTACAATGACCTTCCCGATCAGTGTTTATGACCATTCCGGAGGAAGATGTTCCATCACCGGCGGATATGTGTACAGGGGAAGCGCTTATCCTGCCCTTCAAGGAAAGTATTTTTTCGCAGATTATTGTTCAACACAAGTCGGAATATTAAATGCTGACAATTCCGTTGTCTGGACTCCAGCGTATACCGGAAATAATTTTTCAACATTCGGACAGGACAGCCAGAAAGAACTCTATATTGCAGCCGTAAATAATGGAAAGATCTATAAAATTAAAACAAATGCTGTTTTATCCACTCAGGAAAATAATTCAGTTCAAATAAAAATCCATCCCAACCCAGCCTCTAAAAAAGTATTTATAGAAGGGGTAAAAGGCAAAAACACCTCCATAGAAATCATAAGTTTTGAAGGAAGAAAAATTATGGAAATACCTAAACTGAATAACGATAACAGTATTGATGTTTCAAATGTAAGTCCGGGAGTTTATTTTATGAACATTCTAGATGAAAACCAGAAAACATATACCCAAAAATTAATTATTAAATAA
- the secD gene encoding protein translocase subunit SecD, with the protein MQGKGLITIVAIVLGLICLNELLPTWYASKIERQATAVAGDNPEKYQKEIARLSKDTLNLGFTKLYYSKAKDKEMKLGLDLKGGINVLLEINQRDLVNDLTNYSTNPVLIEALNKTDEAQKNSTKSYIDNFFDIFEAVNKAKGTNLKLADPDIFGNTTLTEIKYNTTDEQVKSIVKRRIDASVGTAFEVIRTRIDKLGAIQPNVQRVPGTARISVEMPGMKDIDKVKKMLQTSAKLQFWEVQQVPEIAPYFQTLTAMIAVKGDSMGVAKNVNLMNLLHLDKLRANGVGSIKLSDTAVVNKILNSKVAQSLRPANIKYTQFMWGYKPEATDNESLVLYAIRGNINQKAPVDGAVETANISYDELSRVVVDMQMDSKGAKEWKTMTEKNVGKPVAVTLDGRVYTAPNVVNAIPNGRTQISGNFSQEEAKELVDVLGAGKLPAGAKVVQATQVGPSLGQESIDAGVISFAIAFLIIIVYIIFYYGGAGVYAVIAMIINLFYIFGIMDSGDFTLTLPGIAGIVLTMAMAVDTNVIIYERTKEELFAGKGILEAYKDGFKHALSAIVDGHLTTLLTAGVLFLFGTGPIKGFALTLGIGILMTFFTSVLLSRVMIFSRLDKGKQLSVWTPPTKNLFRNTWIDFIGKRKYAYIISLVLTVVSIGSIFIHGFKYGIDFTGGRNYVVRFDKDVNAEDIEGNLIKIFKTEDGKNSSVEAKTFGNARQLKISTDYMIDDESLKADQTVEQKLYEGLKTSLPSNISLHDFKSADKEHAGIISSEKVGPTVADDIKTHGVLAVVAALAGIFIYILLRFRKWQFSLGAVAALFHDAVIILGAYSLLHKYMPFNMEINQDFVAAILTVLGYSINDTVIIFDRIREYLREKKSLSLAGLFDDSISSTLGRTFNTSFTTILVILAIFIFGGDNLRGFMFAMLIGIAFGTYSSIFIASAIAYDFLKSGKEEDVHGKTTSSKEVLASK; encoded by the coding sequence ATGCAAGGAAAAGGACTTATTACAATTGTTGCTATTGTACTAGGGTTAATTTGCTTAAATGAGCTATTACCAACTTGGTACGCCAGCAAAATTGAAAGGCAGGCAACTGCTGTTGCAGGAGACAATCCGGAAAAGTATCAGAAAGAAATCGCAAGACTTTCTAAAGATACTTTGAACCTAGGATTCACAAAACTTTATTACTCTAAAGCCAAAGACAAGGAAATGAAACTTGGTCTTGACTTGAAAGGAGGGATCAACGTTCTTTTGGAGATCAACCAAAGAGATTTGGTGAATGATCTTACAAATTATTCTACAAATCCTGTTCTTATCGAGGCTTTAAACAAAACTGATGAAGCTCAGAAGAATTCTACAAAATCTTATATTGATAATTTCTTTGATATATTTGAGGCTGTAAATAAAGCAAAAGGTACTAATCTTAAACTTGCAGATCCAGATATTTTTGGAAATACAACTCTTACAGAGATTAAATATAATACCACTGATGAGCAGGTAAAAAGCATTGTCAAAAGAAGAATTGATGCTTCTGTAGGGACTGCTTTTGAGGTGATCAGAACGAGAATTGATAAGTTAGGAGCAATCCAGCCGAATGTACAAAGAGTGCCGGGAACAGCAAGAATTTCTGTTGAAATGCCTGGTATGAAAGACATCGACAAAGTGAAAAAAATGCTTCAGACTTCTGCAAAACTTCAATTCTGGGAAGTACAGCAGGTACCTGAAATTGCACCTTACTTTCAGACTTTAACTGCAATGATCGCGGTAAAAGGTGATTCTATGGGAGTTGCCAAGAACGTTAACCTGATGAATCTTTTACACTTAGACAAATTAAGAGCTAATGGTGTTGGAAGCATAAAATTATCAGATACTGCGGTTGTAAATAAAATTTTAAACAGCAAAGTGGCACAGTCTTTACGTCCTGCAAATATTAAGTATACTCAATTTATGTGGGGATACAAGCCGGAAGCTACAGACAACGAAAGCTTAGTATTATATGCTATCAGAGGAAACATCAACCAGAAAGCTCCAGTAGACGGTGCTGTAGAAACTGCCAACATCAGTTATGATGAATTAAGCAGAGTAGTGGTTGATATGCAGATGGATTCTAAAGGAGCCAAAGAATGGAAAACCATGACAGAGAAAAACGTTGGTAAACCAGTAGCTGTAACATTAGACGGAAGAGTATATACTGCTCCGAATGTTGTAAATGCTATTCCTAACGGTAGAACTCAGATCTCTGGTAACTTCTCTCAAGAAGAAGCTAAAGAATTAGTAGATGTATTAGGAGCAGGTAAATTACCGGCAGGTGCAAAAGTAGTTCAGGCTACGCAGGTAGGACCTTCTTTAGGACAGGAATCTATTGATGCGGGTGTTATTTCATTTGCTATTGCATTCTTAATTATTATTGTTTATATCATTTTCTATTATGGCGGTGCTGGTGTATATGCTGTAATTGCAATGATCATTAACCTTTTCTATATTTTCGGAATTATGGATTCCGGAGACTTTACCCTTACTCTTCCTGGTATCGCAGGGATCGTTCTTACGATGGCGATGGCGGTGGATACCAACGTAATTATTTACGAAAGAACGAAAGAAGAGCTATTTGCTGGTAAAGGAATTTTAGAAGCGTATAAAGATGGTTTCAAACATGCATTAAGTGCAATTGTTGATGGTCACTTAACTACGTTATTAACGGCTGGTGTACTTTTCTTATTCGGAACAGGACCTATCAAAGGTTTTGCTTTAACGTTAGGAATTGGTATCTTAATGACATTCTTTACTTCTGTACTTCTTTCAAGAGTAATGATCTTCAGCAGACTGGATAAAGGAAAACAACTTTCAGTTTGGACGCCTCCTACGAAAAACTTATTCAGAAACACTTGGATCGATTTTATCGGGAAAAGAAAATATGCATATATTATTTCACTTGTATTAACTGTTGTTTCTATTGGTTCTATATTCATCCACGGATTCAAATACGGAATTGATTTTACAGGGGGTAGAAACTATGTTGTAAGATTTGATAAAGATGTAAATGCCGAAGACATTGAAGGGAACTTAATCAAGATCTTCAAAACTGAAGATGGTAAAAACTCTTCTGTAGAAGCTAAAACTTTTGGTAACGCTAGACAATTGAAGATCTCTACAGATTATATGATCGATGATGAATCTTTAAAAGCTGACCAGACTGTTGAGCAGAAATTATACGAAGGATTGAAAACAAGCCTTCCGTCTAATATTTCACTTCATGATTTCAAATCTGCCGATAAAGAACATGCAGGAATTATTTCTTCTGAAAAAGTAGGACCTACAGTAGCAGATGATATCAAAACTCACGGGGTTCTTGCAGTAGTAGCGGCTCTGGCAGGTATCTTTATCTACATCTTATTAAGATTTAGAAAATGGCAGTTCTCTCTTGGTGCGGTTGCAGCATTATTCCATGATGCGGTGATCATTTTAGGAGCGTATTCACTGCTTCACAAGTATATGCCGTTCAACATGGAGATCAATCAGGATTTCGTTGCTGCTATTCTTACAGTATTAGGATACTCAATCAATGATACCGTTATTATCTTCGATAGAATCAGAGAATATCTTAGAGAAAAGAAATCTTTATCATTGGCTGGGCTGTTTGATGATTCAATCTCAAGTACATTGGGTAGAACATTCAACACGTCATTCACTACAATCTTAGTGATCTTAGCAATCTTTATTTTCGGGGGAGACAACCTTAGAGGATTTATGTTTGCGATGCTGATCGGTATTGCCTTCGGTACCTATTCATCTATATTCATTGCTTCGGCAATTGCATATGACTTCTTAAAATCAGGAAAAGAAGAAGATGTACACGGTAAAACAACTTCCAGCAAGGAAGTACTTGCTTCAAAATAA
- a CDS encoding TCR/Tet family MFS transporter, whose amino-acid sequence MENSKKKAAIGFIFITLLIDITGWGIIIPVVPKLIEELIHADISEAAKYGGWLGFAYAFIQFIFSPVVGNLSDKYGRRPIILISLFGFAVDYIFLALAPTIWWLFLGRIIAGITGASITTASAYIADISTDEDRAKNFGLIGAAFGLGFIIGPVLGGVLGHYGARVPFYAAAGLCLLNFLYGYFILPESLDKDKRREFDWKRANPIGSFKFLGKHPEISGLIVSLILIYIAGHAVQSNWSFFTMYKFSWTERMVGISLGVVGLLVGLVQGVLIRWTTPRLGEQKSIYYGLALYALGMLLFAFASEGWMMFVFLIPYCLGGICGPALQSVITKSVPSNEQGELQGALTSLMSATAIIGPPLMTNLFYFFTHDEAPFKFSGAPFFLAFILMAVSVFITYSAFQKNKQIKK is encoded by the coding sequence ATGGAAAACTCAAAGAAAAAAGCGGCGATAGGTTTCATATTCATTACGCTGTTAATTGATATTACAGGTTGGGGAATTATCATTCCTGTAGTTCCGAAATTAATTGAAGAGCTTATTCATGCCGATATCAGTGAAGCGGCTAAGTATGGGGGCTGGCTAGGCTTTGCATATGCTTTTATTCAGTTTATATTCTCTCCTGTTGTAGGAAACCTTAGTGATAAATATGGAAGAAGACCTATTATATTAATTTCACTTTTCGGATTTGCTGTAGATTATATTTTCCTTGCACTGGCTCCAACGATCTGGTGGCTGTTTTTAGGAAGAATAATTGCGGGAATTACCGGGGCAAGTATTACTACTGCAAGCGCCTACATTGCTGATATTTCTACAGATGAAGACAGAGCAAAAAACTTTGGCTTAATTGGTGCTGCATTTGGATTAGGATTTATAATTGGTCCGGTACTGGGAGGAGTTCTCGGACATTATGGAGCAAGAGTTCCTTTCTATGCGGCGGCCGGATTATGTCTATTGAATTTCCTATATGGATACTTCATTCTTCCAGAAAGTTTAGATAAAGACAAACGAAGAGAATTTGATTGGAAACGTGCGAATCCAATAGGATCATTTAAATTTCTAGGAAAACATCCTGAGATTTCAGGCTTGATCGTGAGTCTTATTCTGATTTATATTGCAGGACATGCCGTACAGAGTAACTGGAGCTTTTTCACCATGTATAAATTCAGCTGGACAGAAAGGATGGTTGGAATCTCATTGGGGGTTGTAGGATTGCTGGTAGGTTTGGTACAGGGTGTTTTAATCCGATGGACGACCCCAAGATTGGGAGAACAGAAAAGTATTTATTACGGGCTTGCTCTTTATGCATTAGGAATGCTGTTGTTTGCTTTTGCTAGTGAAGGCTGGATGATGTTTGTATTTCTTATTCCTTATTGTCTGGGAGGGATCTGCGGTCCTGCTTTACAGTCAGTGATCACTAAAAGTGTTCCTTCTAATGAACAGGGAGAACTTCAGGGAGCTTTGACAAGTTTAATGAGTGCGACAGCTATTATCGGCCCCCCGCTGATGACCAATTTATTTTACTTCTTTACCCATGATGAAGCGCCTTTTAAATTTTCGGGAGCACCGTTCTTTTTAGCATTTATCTTAATGGCAGTAAGTGTATTTATTACTTATTCGGCTTTTCAAAAAAATAAACAGATCAAGAAATAG
- a CDS encoding twin-arginine translocase TatA/TatE family subunit yields MELSIGEMALIAIAIVVLFGPDKLPQIARDLGSGVRKMRGAVEDIKTEIMKETDNPVSEIKREIEKVKDAAKDFNPMDNIKKDILTEPSSPSSEPEKLKPVDDETHEGPVSR; encoded by the coding sequence ATGGAATTAAGTATTGGAGAAATGGCACTTATTGCCATCGCAATAGTGGTTTTATTCGGTCCGGATAAACTGCCGCAGATTGCCCGTGATCTTGGATCTGGGGTAAGAAAAATGCGTGGCGCAGTAGAAGATATTAAAACTGAAATTATGAAAGAAACAGACAATCCTGTTTCCGAAATAAAGCGTGAAATAGAGAAGGTAAAAGATGCGGCTAAAGATTTTAACCCCATGGACAATATCAAAAAAGATATCTTAACTGAACCTTCATCACCTTCTTCTGAGCCTGAGAAATTAAAGCCTGTAGATGATGAGACTCATGAAGGGCCTGTAAGCAGATAA